From the genome of Seriola aureovittata isolate HTS-2021-v1 ecotype China chromosome 6, ASM2101889v1, whole genome shotgun sequence, one region includes:
- the lrrc40 gene encoding leucine-rich repeat-containing protein 40 gives MSRFRKPEKVDSLAGFRTEETEPTVPYGLLKAARKSGQLNLSGRGLTEVPQNVYRLNVDTPEEADKNVSFGASERWWEQTDLTKLLLSSNLLTQLSDDITLLPGLTTLDLHDNQLSSLPGALGELQELQQLRVSHNQLTTLPVEVCSLQNLRSLTVQQNQLESLPEELGQLKNLTELDLSNNHLKGLPSGLGRLTCLQKLNLSDNKLSSLPDSLAQLTNVKMLDCSKNQLTDIPASLSGMLALEQLYLRHNKLRLFPQLPAPALKELYVGNNQIEHLEAEQLACLAAISLLELRDNKIKSLPEQITLLSTLTRLDLTNNDITILPASLSLLPNLKVLLLEGNPLRGIRRDLLTKGTNELLKYLRGRIKEEPERAGEGHTAMTLPSQASVNVHSIKTLKSLVYSEKQAGVIPDEVFDAAADQGVTTVNFSKNQLTSIPPRLVEFHSSLSDVNLGFNKLTCCSPDVCKLLQLTHIDLRNNQLSDLPPDMKSLTKLRSIILNYNRFKSIPEVLYQISSLETVLLGNNQVGAVDPGLLMKLVNLSTLDLSNNDLLNVPPELGLCSSLRCLSLEGNPFRSPRAAIVAKGTDAVMEYLRSRIPT, from the exons ATGTCTCGTTTCAGAAAGCCGGAGAAGGTGGACTCTCTGGCGGGTTTCAGGACGGAGGAGACCGAGCCGACGGTTCCGTACGGTCTGCTGAAGGCAGCCAGGAAAAGTGGGCAGCTCAACCTGTCCGGCCGAGGGCTGACAGAAG TCCCTCAGAACGTGTACCGTCTGAACGTTGACACACCGGAGGAGGCCGACAAGAACGTGTCCTTCGGCGCATCAGAACGCTGGTGGGAACAGACTGACCTCACCAAACTACTGCTCTCATCCAATCTGCTCACACAACTGTCTGATGACATAACACTACTGCCTGGACTCACGACGCTCGAT CTCCATGACAACCAGCTGAGCAGTTTACCTGGTGCTTTGGGAGAACTACAGGAACTCCAGCAACTGCGAGTCAG TCATAACCAGCTGACAACACTGCCAGTGGAGGTGTGTTCTCTGCAGAACCTCCGCAGCCTCACGGTCCAACAGAACCAGCTGGAGAGTCTGCCAGAGGAACTGGGGCAACTGAAGAACCTGACCGAGCTG GACCTGTCCAACAACCATCTGAAGGGCCTGCCCTCCGGCCTGGGCCGACTCACCTGTCTACAGAAACTGAACCTGAGTGACAACAAGCTCAGCTCTCTGCCCGACAGTCTGGCCCAGCTCACAA ATGTTAAGATGCTGGACTGCAGCAAAAACCAGCTGACTGACATCCCTGCCAGCCTATCAGGGATGCTCGCTCTGGAGCAGCTCTACCTTAGACACAACAAGCTCCGCCTCTTCCCACAGCTGCCTGCACCTGCGCTCaag gAGCTGTATGTTGGGAACAACCAGATTGAGCATCTGGAGGCGGAGCAGCTGGCCTGTCTGGCGGCCATCTCTCTCCTAGAGCTCCGAGACAACAAGATCAAAAGCCTCCCTGAACAGATCACCCTACTGAGCACGCTCACGCGCCTCGACCTCACCAACAATGACATCACCAT tcttCCAGCGTCTCTCAGCCTGCTGCCCAATCTGAAGGTCTTGCTGTTGGAGGGAAACCCTCTGCGAGGAATCAGGAGAGACCTGCTCACT AAAGGAACCAATGAGCTTCTGAAGTATTTAAGAGGAAGAATCAAAG AGGAGCCAGAGAGAGCAGGTGAAGGACATACAGCCATGACGTTACCCAGCCAGGCCAGCGTCAATGTACATAGCATTAAAACTCTCAAATCACTGGTGTACAG tgagaAACAGGCAGGTGTTATTCCAGATGAGGTGTTTGATGCTGCAGCAGATCAGGGTGTTACCACTGTTAACTTCAGCAAGAACCAGCTGACCTCCATACCtcccag actGGTGGAGTTCCACTCCTCACTGTCAGACGTCAACCTGGGGTTCAACAAACTGACCTGCTGCTCTCCTGATGTCTGCAAGTTACTGCAGCTGACACACATCGAcctcag gaATAACCAGCTGAGTGATTTACCACCTGACATGAAGAGCTTAACTAAACTACGCTCCATTATCCTCAATTACAACAG GTTCAAGTCCATCCCTGAAGTCCTCTATCAGATTTCATCCTTGGAGACGGTGTTGCTTGGTAACAACCAGGTGGGCGCAGTGGACCCTGGTCTTCTGATGAAGCTGGTGAATCTGTCGACGCTGGATCTGTCAAACAACGACCTGCTGAACGTCCCCCCTGAGCTGGGCCTGTGCTCCAGCCTCAG GTGTCTCAGTCTGGAGGGGAATCCGTTCCGCTCGCCCAGAGCCGCCATCGTGGCCAAAGGAACAGACGCAGTGATGGAGTACCTCCGCAGCCGCATACCtacatga